The window ATCCCCTCTCCCCAAAAGACTCCCAATAGACTCTCGACACCAGGCCTATTACTCCAACGATACGGCCCGGCAAGGGGCGACCACTTACCACGTCCATGACGGGAAAGTGCTTGCCACATCCCATATAAGCATCTTTGACGATGAGCTGGGGAGCCTCCTTATGCATATTGAGATGTCTCACCTTTTTAATGATGAGTACTTCACAAAAATATCTGAAGATCTGGGTCTTATTATCAGATACAGTACAAAAGAAAATAAGGCATCTCAGTCCCAACTTCTTACCACAATAGGTGATGCCAAAGAATTACATGTGGAACAAGGAGAACGGGCGTATTTCAGTACAGCACGAATCAATATCACCTCACGTGAACGCTACGAAAAAACCTCTTTTTATTATAATATTGCCTTAAACAAGGAAAAACTCCTGACCACCCTCGCTAAAAACCGACGACAATTTCTGCTGCTTATCATTATCGTCACATTCATGGTGTTGCTCACCTTACGGCTCATCTTTTTTAAAACGCTTATCTCTCCTCTTGACCTGCTCATGGAGCAGATTCGTAAAATCGAGAAGCAGAATTACGAGCAATCTTCACTTATTCAAACCGGAGATGAGCTGGAAAAAATTTCAAAAAATATAAATCAACTTGCAGGAACCGTTCAGGACCGCGAACGAGCGCTCCTGGCATCTCAGAAAAAACTTGAGTATCTCTCACTCCATGACACCTTGACAGGTCTTCCCAACAGAAGATTATTTCATCAACGCCTGGTCCGGGCAATCAGAAGGGCTCGGCATAACCGCTCTCAACTCGCTATCCTCTTTCTTGATCTTGATGAGTTTAAGCAGGTCAACGATACCTTGGGCCACGATATAGGTGATCAGCTTTTAGCCAATATATCCTTACGTCTCACCGAAAGTTGGAAGGGGGAGCCACTGACAATAGCACGGCTAGGTGGTGATGAATTCACGATCTTAATTGAAGAGATCAATGAAAAAAACGAGGTAGCACAGAAAGCTGAAAAATTACTGAAAATCTTTCACTCGCCCTTTATTTGTTCCGGCTACGAATTGAGTACAACAGCTAGTGTCGGCATCGCGCTTTTTCCAGGTAACGGTGAAGACGCCGTGACCCTGATCAAACATGCTGATATGGCCATGTATCAGGCAAAAGAATTGAGTCGTAATAACTACAGCTTTTTCTCAGCAGAGCTTGCTGCCAAAGTCAAGAGCCGTATTGATCGAGTCAATGCCTTAAAGAAGGCCGTACGTGATCTTGATGAGTTCCACCTGCTTTATCAGCCTAAAATATGTTTACAAACAGGACGGGTGAAAAGTATGGAGGCCTTGGTACGCTGGCAAAGTTCCTCCCTAGGTTTTGTTCTGCCAGATCAGTTCATCCGTCTGGCTGAGGAGTCCAAGCTCATTATTCCTTTGGGAGAATGGATTATTGAAAGAGCATTCAGGGATTTCATGCTTTTTCGCCAGAGTGGTTCTCCAACCAAGAAAATATGCGTGAATGTTTCCGGGGTCCAGCTTATTAATAGCGACATTGTGGACACTATCCTGCAAGCCATGAGCCGTACAGGCATTCATCCAGAACAAATTGAGCTGGAGATAACTGAGGGATCTCTGGCTACCAAGGAAAAAAAAGCTCTAAAGGCCCTGGACCGTCTTCGGGAAATGCGTATTGATCTTGCTATTGATGATTTTGGCACCGGATATTCCTCTATGAGTTACCTCCAGCAGCTTCCGGTAACCCGCTTAAAAATTGATAAATCTTTTATAGATCATCTGCCAAACTCAGCAGAAAGTGGCGCCATCGTTCAAGCAATCATTGCTCTGGCCAGGACCTTTCACCTCCACATCACCGCAGAAGGCGTCGAAACAGCTGAACAATCTCAATTTCTCAAACAGTTAGGCTGTGATGAAGTTCAGGGGTATTTCTATGCCAGCCCCCTCTCCAGTGAGGAATTTCTCAATTTCTCAACCACATTTACCGCAGCAGACCTGACCTGATTCGTTAATTTTCTCTAAAGCCATTACCATACTCCTTCGTAACTGTTCTACCCTTTTCAAGAGATACGGCTCAGTCGCGCTGTGGCGCATATCTTTCATAAGCAGCAAGGTCCCGTAATTACAAGCTACGGTTTTATTAGGTAGTAACTGATGAATAGGAAGCTCAATCCTGAGAAGACTTTCCTGGGGAGAGGGAGGAGCATCGTCATTCTTTGCAGCCCAGCTAAATCGACATCGAGAACGCCCCATTTTTGTGGCAGCTGCCTGTTGCTCAATAAAATGAAATTCTGCATAATCAAATCCCAACATTTCCAGACACAGACAAATAGATGCCCAGAGGACTTCAAAATTAGGGGCGTCGATAATCTTTCTCTGATGCTGTAAAAAAAGACGTCGTTGAATACTAATTCCAGCCTCATCGCTCAGATCACGAGCCCATGAAGCAAGACTATGCATATTCAATCCTCTAGAATCGCTGAGGTAGCTCAGCAAAGCAACCAGGCCAATACCGAGCAAAAAAAGAATAAGTGCTGACGTATCATTCTGGGTATGAACAAGAAGCATGGAACAGATGCCTAAGACAACCGACAGCGCATAGAGAGCCAGCACAGCCCTGCGATGAGAAAAGCCGAGCCTAACCAATCTATGATGAATATGCTTATTATCCGGTTGAAAAATTTCCTGGCCGTTCATAAAGCGTCGCACAGGTGCCCATAGAGTATCCATAAGGGGAATGCCAAGGGCAATAACAGGGATCAACAGAGCTGTGGCAACTTGACCTTTTATTGCACCTCCAATACTCAGGGCTGCCAGACAATAACCAAGAAAATAACTTCCGCTATCTCCCATAAAAATAGAAGCAGGATAAAAATTATAGCGGAGAAAGCCGATGAGAACACCAGCTAAGGCAGCAAAGACCAGGGAAGCTCCGAGTCGTCCATTTACTATGCAGACAAAGAGCATTGAGAGTGACACAAAAAGACAGATTCCTGCAGCCAAACCATCCAGTCCGTCTATCAAATTAATCGCGTTAATGACCAGGAGAAACCAAAAAACAGTGACAGGTAACGAGAATATTCCTATAGAAAAATTCGGACCAAATGGAGTTGTTACCTCCGTAATCTGAACTCCGCAGGAATAAACAAAAAGGGCTACCAGCAGTTGCCCCACTATTTTAAAAGAAAAACTCAGTTCTCGTACGTCGTCTAGGAGACCGAGAAGAAAAATCAAGACTGCACCGGTAGTAAAACTTTGTAGACTCGGATTAGAAAAAAAATCCTGCGCTGTGGGACTGTATTTTTGGACAAGAAGGAGAAAAAGAAAGGGAAGAAAAGAGCCAATAAAAAGCACAACCCCGCCAACCCTGGGAATTTTTTTACTATGCATCTTGCGAGCTGACGGTTTATCTGTCAGGTCAAAATACAAAGCAAATTGGCGAATGAAGGGGGTTAACACCAAAGCCGTCAGGCAGGCTACAACAAAAACAAACAGGAGAGTGAGCATTCAGATCAACACCTTTGACGAAATCGCTTCTTCATGCGATCACTCTGCCACATCATCACAACAAAATCGCTTTCAGAAAATCCAGAGAATGAGCTGAAGAATCCCCTCTAAAATGAAAGAGAAACCATCTCCCCAAAGGTAATGATCCCTCGAACCATCTCCAGACTTTTAGCACTTTCCACAGCTTCGTCAAAGGTATCAAGGGTAAAGCGATGAGAAACCAGGTCGGAGACAATAATAGCCTCTTCCTTAATCAATTGAAGACATTTTTTAAAGTCAGCCGGTGTCGATGCGTAGGTTCCTGTCAGGGTGATTTCCTGATGATGAAGCCAACGAGGGTCAATCTTCACCTCTGTGTCTGGAGCAGCCCCGAATATATTGCACACGCCACCTCGGGCAACCAGCTTCAGGCAATCTTCAATCACATCAGGAATGCCGATGGAGATAATAACCACATCAGCTCCTCTGCCCTCAGTGATACGCATCACCTCATCATGGAGATTACCCGTTTCCGAGTTAATCAGATGATCCGCTCCCATTTGCCCGGCCATTGCTAAACGTGTATCAACGATATCAGCCACGATGACTTCGCATCCGGACCATTTGGCTGTTTTCAGATGCATCAGGCCCATAGATCCACCGCCGATCACCAGCACCGTCTGCCCTTCCTTCATCCGATTTGCCCGAGCTGCGGCAAAGGTACAGGAAAGGGGCTCTGCCATCACTGCATCTTCAAAGGAAATCTCATCATCAAGTTTAATCAGCCCGCCGACATTCAATATTTCTTTGGGAACGCGTACGTATTCGGCAAAGGCTCCGTCCAGGCCATGCCCAATCCCTAAGGACTTTTCGCAGAGATTATAGCGTTTTTGACGACAGTAATAACATTGTCCACAGACAGCCATAGGATACACTGCAACTGGCTCTCCAACGGAAAACCCCACAACGCCTTCACCAATGGAACTGATTTCTCCTGATATATCCTGACCAAGGATGGCAGGGAGTTTTTCGGTCAACCCCTCGCCGAGCATGGTTTTTACATCTTTTCCGCAAATTCCAGCAACTTTTGTTGCAACAACAACTTCGCCTGGACCGGCAACCGGATCTGCATAATCTTCAATACGGATATCATCGGCACCGTAAACAACAGCAGCTTTCATAATAAACGGTTAAGGTTGAGGGTTCTGAAGGAAAAGGAGGTTATCCCTGCCAAGGGATGCAGGCAAGAAAAATTTCATCGTTCATCCAATAACCACCGGCAAAAAACTATGTACTGACAAAAGAGTGATCAAGAAAGCAGAGCACTCTCTTATTCCAGATATAACCAAACCAGACTGGAAATTCAACAGGAATTGAGTAAAACCTTATAAAGAGCAAAGAAAAGAAACAATCAGAGTAGAAACTTTCAGGCAGGATGCCGCAGAAGAAAAGCGGCCTGAACAAAAAAAGAAAAGGGCTTCAGTAAAGAACTTCCTGAAGCCCCTTATATATTATGGGGTGAGCGATGGGACTTGAACCCACGACCTCCGAGGCCACAACCCGGTGCTACCACCAGCTGAGCTACGCTCACCACATTCACATCTGTTGTGAGAGGGGTATATACCCTTTCAGAAAGATTTTGGCAAGGAGAAAGTCACCTCTCAGCTAAGTTCTTTACTGCAATGTTTGCAGACCTTGGCCCGAGCCTTAATCAGCTCCGCACAGTAAGGGCATTCACGGAGAAAATGGTTAGCTAAAATCTTATTAATTGCCAGATTGATATCCTGCTCCAAGTGGGTATCAGTAAAATTATGATTCCGCAAGACCTCAATACAGGAGAGATCATTGAGGTCAACCAATAAAGAAGCTGCCCGTTTCCTGTCACTGATATTGGCTGCATTATCGGTAAGCAGAAAGAGTACCGGCTCCAAGTCCTTGGCCTCAACGCAGGTATCCAGCTTGGCAACAGCCTCTTTCTCTGATTGATAGCGGGCATTCTGTTGTTTCAGGGCCTCCACATCCACAATGCTTCCGGTAAAGGCGGCTTTCCCCGCAACCATCATATTATAGCTTTCCTTACTATCGGGAAGCTCCATGTGACGGTATGAGCCCACATGTCCGTACTGATTTTCTATGTGTTCCCAGCCATTCACAAACAAAGAACACTCATCATTCAGGCAGATAAACAGGAACTCTGAGCCCCAACCAAGCCCATCTCCCACATGCATGGGCGGCGCATGGCAGAGGGTCAATTCAGTCTTACAATGGGGACAGGTGTGCTTTTCATCAAGATAAGCAAGAGCTCGTTTCAACATATATTAACTCCAATAGTGAGATATTTGTTTTTTCTGGTCATCATGGTCCGCTTCACTTGATGCGGCAGGCAATTACGGCTTTTTAAAACAAAGAGACTCTAAGCACAATACTTCCCTGCGTCAACAACGATATCCTCTTCATGTCCACGTTGCCCGTTAAACCGTTAAATAATCGCACCGAGCACCTCATCCACAGCCTTGGCCTGCTCCATACGGTTACGGAGAAAAGGCTCGGTCAGATGTTCACCGTTTTGCTCCATGACCCTACATAATTCCTGAATTCCTTCCTGGTTCCCCTGATCTGCGATGGAAACCACCTGATGCAGGTATTGAGCAAAGTCATGGACAATCTTACGGCTTTCTCCAGAGGTGGACATGATCTCGGCATAGGTCCTCGGGTTCTGGGAATGCACCCGAGCCATAGCCAGGATAGGATACAAGGAGGTCAGGGTGCAATGGGAGGCCAGGTCTTCCGCCGTGATGCCGTTTTCCTCCAGGGTCATGGCCAGGGCCACAGAAATGACGGTGGGTAGCTTCTGCCCTATTCCCATCAGCAGATCATGCTTGGTTGCAGAGTCCTGATAAATACTTGCACCGTGTTTATAGAGAAAGGCCTCGAACTCGGAGCAGAAACGCCCGCTACGGCCTGTACGCACCACAATGGCGTTTTTATCCTTCATGGTTGCAGCCTGCGGCCCCCAGAGATTATGCACCAGCATCACCTCGACCCCCTGCCCTGTTACTTCCAAGGCCGTTTCAATTGTGGTCTCTGACTCACCGGCCAGCAGGATCAGGGCCTTACCATCCTCAATCAGCGGTCCATATTGTCGGATGGTTTCCGCTGTAAAGGAGATGGGAACACAGACCACCACCACGTCCACCTGAGGGATCATCTCCTCAGGCCGAAGTTCGGTGCTGCGGCCAGTCATCAGGGCTTGATAGCCCTCATGCTCCAAGCGATCAGCAAACCAGGCACTCATGGCCCCAGTACCGATAAAGCCAAAGGAGTTGATATACTTCGGCCGCATATCCACCCGAGGGAAACAGCCGAGCAGGCGCATGCGGTTGCGCTGCCCGATAATCCGCTCCTCTATAGCTGTCACAGCATCCTGCATAGCCCGGTCTTCGATATGCCCTTCCGCTTCAATATAGATTTGCAGCTTCTGGGACTTCACATCGTTTTCCGAGCTCATATCCAGGATATTAATGCCCTGGCGGGAGAACTCACCAAGTATATCCACCAGCAGCCCGACCCGATCATCAAGGGCTCCGGTGATAAAGGCGGTGGCGTCATAGCCGGTGGGCTTGGGGAGCTCACGCCCCAGGACGGCATAACGGGTCCGGTTATGAGGAGCAACCTCCCGCTCAATGATATGGAGGCCCAGGGCACTCAGCAGCTCAGCCGTGGCAATGACGCCGTGATTCCTCAGCCCCTGCCCCTGGATTCGTCCAACAGCCTGTTTCAGGTCATGTACTGTGGTCAACGCAGCATTGGGAAAACCGCCGCAGATATACTCTTCGCATTGGCGAAACACTGCCCGTTTACCCAACACCACCTCAAGCTCATCAGCCTGCACATCCGGGGCAAAGACACCCAGGGAGAGGTTGGAGGGCAGGACGATATTATCCAGCCAATACCCTTCCTTCACCTGCTCGAAGAGGCGGAAGTACTGCTTATTCTCTCCTTGGCGGGTGTTATATATCGGAACAACAACCTGTTCCACCTCTCGGGACAAAAAGGCATCCAGAAGGGCTCCAGAGTGCGGATAGAGTTTGATATCCGCCTGAGGCGCGTAGCCGATGGCTGCCTGCCAGGCATGGGATTGCTCGGGACCAAGGGTACCAAGGCACATCGTGTGTTCTGCTGTTGTTTCGGACATAACAGATGGTCGTCTCAAAATAAAGCTCCTTACCCGGAGCCATGTTGTGCAATACAGTGCTGTGTAATAGAAAAAGCCCCGCCTCAGAAATGAGAAGAAGCGGGGCTCTACTGTACGTGATTTTTTTCTCTGCCGCAAGAAACAGGACAGAATTCTGCACAGGAAGTGCTT is drawn from Candidatus Electrothrix aestuarii and contains these coding sequences:
- a CDS encoding EAL domain-containing protein produces the protein MQQNDMLQQHYIFLKNKYKKVNLTGKLSLLVILGVLSAVGVLGCYFDSFLEETFLEDAKSRILYGFRRLSTDLETTTEELREGIFFVQTDENFLASVELINNYQDKKNYNAILLDEEKKAIARQLLNRVKLSLNHFITLYGKDEELIAFVEQQNDGYHLHFISYEDGHKILYSRHEDEPFFTKSPLPKRLPIDSRHQAYYSNDTARQGATTYHVHDGKVLATSHISIFDDELGSLLMHIEMSHLFNDEYFTKISEDLGLIIRYSTKENKASQSQLLTTIGDAKELHVEQGERAYFSTARINITSRERYEKTSFYYNIALNKEKLLTTLAKNRRQFLLLIIIVTFMVLLTLRLIFFKTLISPLDLLMEQIRKIEKQNYEQSSLIQTGDELEKISKNINQLAGTVQDRERALLASQKKLEYLSLHDTLTGLPNRRLFHQRLVRAIRRARHNRSQLAILFLDLDEFKQVNDTLGHDIGDQLLANISLRLTESWKGEPLTIARLGGDEFTILIEEINEKNEVAQKAEKLLKIFHSPFICSGYELSTTASVGIALFPGNGEDAVTLIKHADMAMYQAKELSRNNYSFFSAELAAKVKSRIDRVNALKKAVRDLDEFHLLYQPKICLQTGRVKSMEALVRWQSSSLGFVLPDQFIRLAEESKLIIPLGEWIIERAFRDFMLFRQSGSPTKKICVNVSGVQLINSDIVDTILQAMSRTGIHPEQIELEITEGSLATKEKKALKALDRLREMRIDLAIDDFGTGYSSMSYLQQLPVTRLKIDKSFIDHLPNSAESGAIVQAIIALARTFHLHITAEGVETAEQSQFLKQLGCDEVQGYFYASPLSSEEFLNFSTTFTAADLT
- a CDS encoding MraY family glycosyltransferase — protein: MLTLLFVFVVACLTALVLTPFIRQFALYFDLTDKPSARKMHSKKIPRVGGVVLFIGSFLPFLFLLLVQKYSPTAQDFFSNPSLQSFTTGAVLIFLLGLLDDVRELSFSFKIVGQLLVALFVYSCGVQITEVTTPFGPNFSIGIFSLPVTVFWFLLVINAINLIDGLDGLAAGICLFVSLSMLFVCIVNGRLGASLVFAALAGVLIGFLRYNFYPASIFMGDSGSYFLGYCLAALSIGGAIKGQVATALLIPVIALGIPLMDTLWAPVRRFMNGQEIFQPDNKHIHHRLVRLGFSHRRAVLALYALSVVLGICSMLLVHTQNDTSALILFLLGIGLVALLSYLSDSRGLNMHSLASWARDLSDEAGISIQRRLFLQHQRKIIDAPNFEVLWASICLCLEMLGFDYAEFHFIEQQAAATKMGRSRCRFSWAAKNDDAPPSPQESLLRIELPIHQLLPNKTVACNYGTLLLMKDMRHSATEPYLLKRVEQLRRSMVMALEKINESGQVCCGKCG
- a CDS encoding alcohol dehydrogenase catalytic domain-containing protein → MKAAVVYGADDIRIEDYADPVAGPGEVVVATKVAGICGKDVKTMLGEGLTEKLPAILGQDISGEISSIGEGVVGFSVGEPVAVYPMAVCGQCYYCRQKRYNLCEKSLGIGHGLDGAFAEYVRVPKEILNVGGLIKLDDEISFEDAVMAEPLSCTFAAARANRMKEGQTVLVIGGGSMGLMHLKTAKWSGCEVIVADIVDTRLAMAGQMGADHLINSETGNLHDEVMRITEGRGADVVIISIGIPDVIEDCLKLVARGGVCNIFGAAPDTEVKIDPRWLHHQEITLTGTYASTPADFKKCLQLIKEEAIIVSDLVSHRFTLDTFDEAVESAKSLEMVRGIITFGEMVSLSF
- a CDS encoding zinc ribbon domain-containing protein, which translates into the protein MLKRALAYLDEKHTCPHCKTELTLCHAPPMHVGDGLGWGSEFLFICLNDECSLFVNGWEHIENQYGHVGSYRHMELPDSKESYNMMVAGKAAFTGSIVDVEALKQQNARYQSEKEAVAKLDTCVEAKDLEPVLFLLTDNAANISDRKRAASLLVDLNDLSCIEVLRNHNFTDTHLEQDINLAINKILANHFLRECPYCAELIKARAKVCKHCSKELS
- a CDS encoding prephenate dehydratase domain-containing protein — translated: MRRPSVMSETTAEHTMCLGTLGPEQSHAWQAAIGYAPQADIKLYPHSGALLDAFLSREVEQVVVPIYNTRQGENKQYFRLFEQVKEGYWLDNIVLPSNLSLGVFAPDVQADELEVVLGKRAVFRQCEEYICGGFPNAALTTVHDLKQAVGRIQGQGLRNHGVIATAELLSALGLHIIEREVAPHNRTRYAVLGRELPKPTGYDATAFITGALDDRVGLLVDILGEFSRQGINILDMSSENDVKSQKLQIYIEAEGHIEDRAMQDAVTAIEERIIGQRNRMRLLGCFPRVDMRPKYINSFGFIGTGAMSAWFADRLEHEGYQALMTGRSTELRPEEMIPQVDVVVVCVPISFTAETIRQYGPLIEDGKALILLAGESETTIETALEVTGQGVEVMLVHNLWGPQAATMKDKNAIVVRTGRSGRFCSEFEAFLYKHGASIYQDSATKHDLLMGIGQKLPTVISVALAMTLEENGITAEDLASHCTLTSLYPILAMARVHSQNPRTYAEIMSTSGESRKIVHDFAQYLHQVVSIADQGNQEGIQELCRVMEQNGEHLTEPFLRNRMEQAKAVDEVLGAII